Proteins encoded together in one Rossellomorea sp. y25 window:
- a CDS encoding DUF2627 domain-containing protein yields MVRLIALIIMLIPGALAALGIKLMRDMLFGILQPPIPYLWLQFVIGLVFFICGLGFIAGFVLHRDRKRNKVQSRFNKKG; encoded by the coding sequence ATGGTCCGTCTAATTGCCCTTATTATTATGTTGATTCCCGGCGCACTCGCTGCTCTAGGGATTAAATTGATGAGAGATATGTTATTTGGCATTCTGCAGCCTCCCATACCTTATTTATGGTTGCAATTTGTCATAGGATTAGTATTCTTTATATGCGGTCTCGGTTTTATCGCAGGATTTGTTCTACACCGAGATCGGAAGCGGAATAAAGTACAGTCCCGATTCAACAAAAAAGGCTAG